The proteins below are encoded in one region of Helianthus annuus cultivar XRQ/B chromosome 2, HanXRQr2.0-SUNRISE, whole genome shotgun sequence:
- the LOC110926911 gene encoding putative F-box protein At3g23260, which produces MQRLEFEMFANEILSRLPTKYVARLRMVSKQWRYELSSHLFAIIHYRRMANNPYRKVIMFTNSSIDIHNLIGGKLDISSGKSISFPFDTHLSNLIILASQYGILLMCIQWRPNELILWNPTTNQFSNLCDKKPKNFFDLREDAVGIYMDSSNDLKILLLQRRTDDVIPRVYSRNICEWKTLTFLKGADYASTLYWWSSGTLCNNVLYFPSPHYWTPAKSYTIAFDVESETFYKVSIPQSTNLFGRQRSFLNIRNTLHMFIVVETPKTIVKLYKFQDEIWSEVSSFRSGKLFYSVDSWRNKLAENKGDTWTVNIDRGGIIDIQIGMKDSQYLRDAEKFQGIYNVASFEETVVSPI; this is translated from the coding sequence ATGCAACGTCTTGAATTTGAAATGTTTGCTAACGAAATCCTATCAAGGCTACCAACAAAGTATGTTGCTCGATTAAGAATGGTTTCTAAACAATGGCGTTATGAACTGTCGTCACATTTGTTTGCGATTATACACTATCGCCGTATGGCTAATAACCCTTATCGTAAGGTTATCATGTTTACCAACTCATCAATTGATATTCATAACTTGATTGGAGGAAAGTTAGACATTTCTTCAGGGAAGAGTATTTCCTTCCCCTTTGACACACATCTTTCCAATCTAATCATTCTTGCTTCTCAGTATGGTATTTTACTGATGTGCATTCAGTGGCGTCCGAACGAAttgattctttggaatccaacaacTAACCAATTTTCGAATTTGTGTGATAAGAAACCTAAAAATTTTTTTGATTTAAGGGAAGATGCAGTTGGGATTTATATGGATTCATCTAACGATCTAAAAATATTACTTCTCCAACGTCGTACGGATGATGTTATACCGCGTGTGTATTCTCGGAACATATGTGAATGGAAAACTTTAACTTTCTTGAAAGGAGCGGATTACGCTTCAACTTTATATTGGTGGTCTTCCGGAACTTTATGcaataatgttttatattttccATCTCCACACTATTGGACGCCTGCTAAAAGTTATACCATTGCTTTTGATGTCGAATCTGAAACTTTTTATAAGGTTTCGATACCCCAATCTACTAATCTTTTTGGTCGCCAGAGGAGTTTTCTCAACATCCGCAACACACTTCATATGTTTATTGTTGTAGAGACCCCTAAAACAATCGTGAAGCTATATAAATTTCAAGATGAAATTTGGTCAGAAGTGTCGTCGTTTAGAAGCGGAAAGTTATTTTATTCAGTTGATTCATGGCGTAACAAATTAGCTGAGAACAAAGGTGACACTTGGACTGTTAACATCGACCGGGGTGGTATTATCGATATACAAATTGGAATGAAGGACTCTCAATACTTACGAGACGCAGAGAAATTTCAGGGAATATACAATGTAGCATCGTTTGAAGAGACCGTTGTCTCACCTATTTAG
- the LOC110888055 gene encoding ATP-dependent DNA helicase pif1-like, whose translation MGLLDDDNEYVEAIKEASFEAHCRYLRSLFATLLLTNTLSRPEFVWEKTWHLLGDDILFKRRKETHTPDLIIPEHHLKNLILVEIENYLISNGSTLSKFSTMPFPDDDSLRQGTNRLINEELSHDTHELKSEFTLLKESLTEEQKTFLWKTLAAAIRSKGQIVLNVASSGIASLLLSRGRTAHSRFKIPINLTEDSMCFIKPNDDVANLLKESKLIIWDEAPMVHKHAFEALDRTMKDILSSSTNNSSELPFGGKVIVFGGDFRQILPVIPNGTRQQIVNSSLSSSYLWSECKVLKLTKNMRLRIGAESSNSDSIQKFAKWLLDIGEGNIGSENDGEAFIELPDDLVITDSDDPIQSLIDFVYPSILHQYKNPGFFSERAILAPKNEVVHEINDRLLSLFPGEEKEYLSCDSICQTEQVLDSFQQGLYSHDNLNALKISGLPNHRLVLKVGVPVMLLRNIDQQNGLCNGTRLQVTFLGKRVIEAEVISGGNIGTRVFIPRISMVPSDKKIPFQFQRRQFPLTVCFAMTINKSQGQSLSRVGLYLKDAVFTHSQLYVALSRVKSRQGVKILSFDCDGKPTAKTSNVVYKEIFHNL comes from the exons ATGGGTCTTTTAGATGATGACAACGAATATGTTGAAGCCATTAAGGAAGCAAGTTTTGAAGCTCATTGTCGGTATTTAAGATCATTATTTGCGACATTGCTTTTAACAAATACGCTATCAAGACCTGAATTCGTGTGGGAAAAAACTTGGCACTTACTAGGAGACGATATTCTATTCAAGCGTCGTAAAGAGACACATACCCCTG ATCTAATTATTCCTGAACATCATTTGAAGAATCTaattttggtggaaattgagaaTTATTTAATTTCCAATGGGTCTACATTAAGTAAATTTTCTACGATGCCCTTTCCAGACGACGATTCGCTACGTCAAGGTACTAATCGTCTAATCAATGAGGAATTATCGCATGACACACATGAGTTGAAAAGTGAGTTTACTCTATTGAAAGAATCtttaactgaagagca GAAGACTTTTTTGTGGAAGACCTTGGCTGCTGCAATCAGATCTAAAGGTCAGATAGTGTTGAACGTTGCTTCAAGTGGTATTGCTTCATTATTGTTATCTAGAGGACGGACAGCACATTCTAGATTTAAAATTCCCATAAACTTGACAGAAGATTCCATGTGCTTCATTAAGCCGAACGATGATGTTGCTAATCTTTTAAAAGAGTCAAAGTTGATTATATGGGATGAAGCCCCTATGGTGCACAAACATGCGTTTGAGGCACTAGATCGAACAATGAAAGACATTCTGTCGTCTTCTACGAATAACTCTTCTGAGCTACCATTTGGAGGTAAAGTTATTGTGTTTGGTGGTGACTTTAGACAAATACTACCCGTTATTCCAAATGGTACGAGGCAGCAGATTGTTAATTCATCTTTGAGTTCTTCATATCTATGGTCTGAATGCAAGGTTTTAAAGTTAACAAAAAACATGAGGTTGAGAATTGGAGCTGAGTCATCTAACAGTGATTCCATTCAGAAGTTTGCAAAATGGCTACTTGATATTGGTGAAGGAAACATTGGTTCGGAAAACGATGGTGAAGCGTTTATAGAGTTACCCGATGATTTAGTAATTACCGACTCAGATGATCCAATTCAAAGTTTAATTGACTTTGTTTATCCTTCAATTTTACATCAGTATAAAAATCCTGGATTCTTTTCAGAGAGAGCAATTTTAGCACCAAAGAATGAAGTAGTTCATGAGATTAATGATCGATTACTTTCATTATTTCCAGGTGAAGAAAAAGAGTATTTGAGCTGTGACAGTATATGTCAAACAGAACAAGTTCTTGATTCTTTTCAACAAGGTCTATACTCTCATGACAATTTGAATGCTCTTAAAATTTCCGGTTTACCTAACCATAGGTTGGTTCTTAAAGTTGGTGTTCCTGTGATGCTTCTTCGAAACATTGATCAACAGAACGGACTATGTAATGGTACTAGACTTCAAGTAACCTTTCTTGGTAAACGAGTAATTGAAGCGGAAGTAATATCTGGCGGAAATATCGGCACAAGAGTTTTTATTCCAAGAATTAGTATGGTTCCTTCAGACAAAAAGATACCTTTTCAATTTCAAAGAAGGCAATTTCCGTTAACAGTTTGTTTTGCTATGACAATTAACAAGAGTCAAGGACAGTCGCTATCTAGAGTTGGTTTATACTTAAAAGATGCTGTATTTACTCACAGTCAATTGTATGTGGCGTTATCCAGAGTCAAGAGCAGGCAAGGTGTTAAAATTTTATCATTTGATTGCGATGGTAAACCTACAGCGAAGACATCTAATGTAGTGTACAAGGAGATTTTTCATAACTTATAA